In Selenomonadales bacterium, the DNA window CATTGCCGTTGCGGCTATCAGCGCAGCCATGGTCAACACAAGCAGTACTTTTCGCATAGCAAAGCCTCCTCAAAAGTGTGATGCACCATTCTATGCTTGAGACGGCAAGTGTGCTAAGAAACAAGTAAGAAACAAGCGCAAAAGGCTTGCAGAAGCGACCTGTATACAGTATTCTGAGTACAAAGGAAAATGAAGGAGCGATAGGATTGAAAGTACGTGTAATGGATACTACGTTGCGTGACGGGCAGCAGTGCTTAATGGCCACACGCATGAAGACGGCCGACATGCTGCCCATATGCGACGACTTAAACAAAATCGGCTTTCACACCATGGAAGTATGGGGTGGGGCTACGTTTGACAGCTGCCTGAGGTTTCTCAACGAAGACCCTTGGGAGCGCTTGCGTGCCTTGCGCCGCGCTTTGCCCGACACTAAGCTGCAGATGCTGCTTAGGGGGCAGAATGTGCTGGGGTACCGTCACTATGCCGACGACGTGGTGCGCGAATTTGTCCGCCTGGCGCTAAAAAACGGGATTGACGTCATCCGCATCTTTGACGCTCTAAACGACACGCGCAATCTGGCTGCCGCGATTCGCGCCGTCAAGGAGTTTGGCGGGCACGCCCAAGGTACGGTTGTGTATACTATAAGCCCGCTCCACAGCATCGAGCACTATGTAAATACGGCGCGTGAGATTGTAGAAATGGGCGTAGACTCGCTCTGCATTAAAGACATGGCCGGGCTTATCGCACCGCAAGATGCCTATGACCTAGTCAAGCGCCTAAAACAGGAATTTGGCCTGCCGCTTGATATTCACTCGCACTACAGCAGCGGCATGGCGGCCATGAGTTATCTAAAGGCAGTCGAGGCTGGCGTCGACGTGATTGACACGGCGCTGTCGCCGCTAGCCTTAGGCTCAAGCCAGCCCTGCACCGAAACTATGGTTGCGGCTTTACAGGGCACCCCCTATGATACGGGACTTGACCTCGGGGCGTTGTCTAAGGTAAGCGAGCGTTTAAAGAAACTCTTGGCCAGCTACCCTGAGATTAAAGGCTCGGCTTATACCGTAGATACAAACGTCATCTCGTACCAAATCCCCGGCGGCATGATTTCGAACTTCATCTCGCAGCTAGGGGATCAAGTGCACAAGTTGCCCGAGGTCTTAGCTGAAGTGCCGCGCGTGCGCGCTGACCTTGGCTTCCCGCCGCTGGTTACCCCAAGCAGCCAGATTGTCGGCACGCAGGCAGTGCTTAATGTTGTGGCAGGACAACGCTACAAGATGGTATCGAATGAAGTGAAAAACTACTTAGCCGGGCAGTACGGTCGCGTCCCCGGCCAAATTGACGAGGAATTCCGCAAGCGTATTATCGGGGATACTCCGGTAGTGTCGAGCCGCTTCGCGGACACGCTTGCGCCTGAGCTGCCGGCCGTGCGCAAAGAAGTAGCACCCCTTATGGAGCAAGACGAAGACGTGTTGTCATATGCGCTCTTCCCACAAGTCGCGCAGAAGTTCTTTAAAGACCGCTATGCCGCAAAATACGGTGTAGACTACGACCTCGCGGATAAGAAGGGCGGGTATCCGGTCTAGTGCTTTACCTCTACGCGCTGGCGGCGGCTGCCGCGTCGGTGGCTTTTGTTGTCTGGAGAATGCGTGCTCCCGCCGACTTACGGCTTAATCGGCGGTACTTAGGACGCTATCTGAAAGACAGCGACGGTAGAGGGCCAAGCCAGGTTAAGCTCACGCGCGTGCCGGCCTGGTTGCCGGCGGCGGAGCTTGACGAATTAGTGTACTACCACGTGCAGGCGCAGTTTGCGGACGGCAGCCAGCAGGAGGCGACCGTGCAGGTGCTCTATCCCCTAGAGTCCCTGCAGCGAGAGCGGGAGCAGAAGCAAAAGCCAAGCATGGCAGAAGATTTTAACCCGCTGCAGAATCCCGCGGGGCTTGGCGGGCAACGCACTCCCGCAGACGAGGCCAATAAGTTTAAAGAGGACCCTCTGTCGGAGCTCAGCGAAGAGCGCAGACTAATCGAGCAGAAGACGGCGCAGTTTGACCGCGAGGTCGCAGAGTTGCGGCGTATCAACAGTCAGAGCGACTTGTTCCCGCACCTTATTGCCTATGATCGAGCCAAGCACATTGCTGTGCTTGGCTCGGTAGGCGTGCGACGTTTAGATATGGGCATGAACGAAGGAAAGCGCGAGGAGTGCAAACAGCTTCTGCCTAGTTTCCTGGCAAGACTCGCGGCGTTCCATGCGCTAGGCGATGAGCTTGCGCTAAACCTCCCCGATAAGGGAGCTCACAGTGAGCAGATTATTCGCGGCCAAATTACGGAAGCCCTGCGCGCGCTTAGTTTAGGCGGGGTGCTGGCGACAACGCCGCCGCTCGCGGAGGTTATCGCGGCTACTAGTCCCATCTGGACAGCCGGTGCCGCTTACCTTGGCCCGCGACTCCCCGACGCCTCGCCGCGCGGCTTATTTGTGCATGGCGGTCAGGCGCGGCCGCTAAACTACGGCAGACTAAGGCGCGACATTACCTTGCTTGACGTAATCGAGCTGTTATGCGACCCGGCCATGCCGCTCTCACCCGAGGAGGAGCTTAGCTTAATTAAGCACTACCTAGCGGCAAGATTCCCCGGCGCGGCTCTGC includes these proteins:
- a CDS encoding pyruvate carboxylase subunit B, whose product is MGLKVRVMDTTLRDGQQCLMATRMKTADMLPICDDLNKIGFHTMEVWGGATFDSCLRFLNEDPWERLRALRRALPDTKLQMLLRGQNVLGYRHYADDVVREFVRLALKNGIDVIRIFDALNDTRNLAAAIRAVKEFGGHAQGTVVYTISPLHSIEHYVNTAREIVEMGVDSLCIKDMAGLIAPQDAYDLVKRLKQEFGLPLDIHSHYSSGMAAMSYLKAVEAGVDVIDTALSPLALGSSQPCTETMVAALQGTPYDTGLDLGALSKVSERLKKLLASYPEIKGSAYTVDTNVISYQIPGGMISNFISQLGDQVHKLPEVLAEVPRVRADLGFPPLVTPSSQIVGTQAVLNVVAGQRYKMVSNEVKNYLAGQYGRVPGQIDEEFRKRIIGDTPVVSSRFADTLAPELPAVRKEVAPLMEQDEDVLSYALFPQVAQKFFKDRYAAKYGVDYDLADKKGGYPV